A part of Papilio machaon chromosome 11, ilPapMach1.1, whole genome shotgun sequence genomic DNA contains:
- the LOC106719678 gene encoding DNA fragmentation factor subunit alpha, producing the protein MENDINKPYKICDVNRDKKKGIVASSLEDLLAKVPEKLGLPSENLTVVLECDGTEVDDDEYFSTLDPDTALMILHGNEKWAPNMPKCQVSLDQTDEVTLGDKGQVANLVGRLQHNLCHISLLGGQDLELLSDMDPDSLADIVTDRDNRIILEHIKEASGRILLEKRQAQDAMELLKLYHQSVANGNEDVSPPSQEGI; encoded by the exons ATGGAGAACGACATCAACAAACCTTATAAAATCTGTGATGTTAACCGAGACAAAAAGAAAGGTATTGTAGCTTCGTCTTTGGAAGATCTACTTGCAAAAGTTCCCGAAAAATTGGGTTTACCTAGTGAAAATTTGACAGTTGTCCTAGAATGTGATGGTACAGAGGTCGATGACGATGAATATTTCTCTACATTAGACCCCGATACAGCACTAATGATCTTACACGGTAATGAAAAATGGGCCCCGAATATGCCCAAGTGTCAAGTTTCGCTAGACCAAACAGACGAAGTGACGCTTGGAGACAAGGGACAGGTCGCTAATCTTGTAGGAAGACTACAACATAATCTTTGTCATATTTCATTACTTGGAGGGCAAGACCTGGAACTTCTCTCGGATATGGATCCAGATAGCCTTGCTGATATTGTAACAGACCGGGACAATCGAATTATTTTAGAACATATTAAAGAAGCTTCTGGAAG GATACTTCTAGAAAAACGTCAAGCACAAGATGCTATGGAATTACTAAAACTATATCATCAGAGTGTAGCAAACGGCAATGAAGATGTGTCACCACCAAGTCAGGAGgggatttaa
- the LOC106719653 gene encoding guanine nucleotide-binding protein subunit gamma-1, whose protein sequence is MDMMVSTLQQQRAVTEQLRREAAIKRIPVSVAVADIVRYIDDHEHEDCLLVGFSSQKVNPFREKSSCTVL, encoded by the coding sequence ATGGACATGATGGTATCGACTTTGCAACAGCAGCGTGCTGTCACGGAACAGCTTAGACGAGAAGCTGCTATTAAACGTATTCCCGTTTCCGTGGCAGTGGCAGATATCGTCAGATACATTGACGATCATGAGCACGAGGACTGTTTACTTGTCGGCTTTTCCAGTCAAAAAGTCAATCCCTTCCGTGAAAAAAGTTCTTGCACTGTACTCTAA